Sequence from the Malaciobacter pacificus genome:
TTGTTAGATATACTTTTTCATCATTTATTATAAGCTCTTTTGTAAGACCTTGTACACCTTTTAAGTCTCTAACCAGTGGTATTACAACTCTTGTATTTAGTGATTTTAATATATCGTTTTGAACATTTAGAAGATAAGGCACTCTTTGATTTGTTAGATTATTTTCATTTATATATACATCAAATTGAGCCATTAAAACATCCTAGAACTTTTTAGAATAAGTCCATCTTCTTCTACCATCTTATTATATGAGTCTATGGCTTTTTTATTCTCTTCTTCCCAAGCTTTAATTTTCTCTCCTTTTGAACTTATATTTAAGTATAAATTTAAAGCTTCTCTTATAATCTGAGTTTTTTTCTTACCACTTTTTAAAGCTTCATTATCAAGTGATGTTAGTAGTTCTTCTTCAAGTGTTATTGTCATTTTTCTAGTCATAAAAACTCCTTTACCATATTTTACCATACTTTTATTGGAAATAGGGGCAGGAAATAACAATAAATAGCTAATTTTCATCATATATTAAATTGAAATAATGAAGAAAATGAACAAATATATAAGTGCAAATACTTTATAATTGACTTTTAAAAAAGGATTAGAACATGATTGAAAAAATTAAGCAAAATAAAATTGCACAAATTATAATTGTGAAAATAGTTGTTATTCTTGCTATTGTCGCTAATTTATATTTCTCATAAAAAAGTATTTGTATACTTTATATACAAGTACTCTTTATAATTACTACTAAAAACAACACTTAAACAACACTTCTATTTTATACTTCCAATCAGAAGTCAAGATGACTTAATATAAAAGGAGTACGAACATGAAGAGAACGTTTGCAAAAGCAGTTGTAGCTTCTGCTTTAATCGGAGGAATGTTAGCACACGCTGCTGATACTATTAAAGTTGGTGTATTACACTCATTATCAGGAACAATGGCGATTTCAGAAACTACATTAAAAGATACAGTTTTAATGTTAATTGAAGAACAAAATAAAAAAGGTGGAGTTTTAGGAAAAAAACTAGAGCCTGTAGTTGTTGACCCAGCTTCAAACTGGCCTTTATTTGCTGAAAAAATGAGAGGACTATTAACTAAAGATAAAGTAGATGTAACATTTGGTTGTTGGACATCAGTATCTAGAAAATCTGTTTTACCAGTTGTTGAAGAGTTAAACGGATTATTATTCTACCCAGTACAATATGAGGGTGAAGAGTCATCTAAAAATGTATTCTATACAGGTGCTGCGCCAAACCAACAAGCTATTCCAGCAGTTGATTACTTAATGAAAGATTTAGGTGTAAAAAGATTTGTTTTAGCTGGTACTGATTATGTTTACCCAAGAACTACAAACAAAATCTTAGAGTCTTATTTACTTGAAAAAGGTGTTGCAAAAGAAGATATCATGATTAACTATACTCCATTTGGACACTCTGACTGGCAATCAATCGTATCTGATATCAAAAAATTCGGATCTGCTGGTAAGAAAACAGCAGTTGTTTCTACAATCAATGGTGACGCAAACGT
This genomic interval carries:
- a CDS encoding CcdB family protein, with translation MAQFDVYINENNLTNQRVPYLLNVQNDILKSLNTRVVIPLVRDLKGVQGLTKELIINDEKVYLTTAQMGAVMISELKQKVVSLEDEKEEIKNSIDFLIYGF
- the urtA gene encoding urea ABC transporter substrate-binding protein, with the translated sequence MKRTFAKAVVASALIGGMLAHAADTIKVGVLHSLSGTMAISETTLKDTVLMLIEEQNKKGGVLGKKLEPVVVDPASNWPLFAEKMRGLLTKDKVDVTFGCWTSVSRKSVLPVVEELNGLLFYPVQYEGEESSKNVFYTGAAPNQQAIPAVDYLMKDLGVKRFVLAGTDYVYPRTTNKILESYLLEKGVAKEDIMINYTPFGHSDWQSIVSDIKKFGSAGKKTAVVSTINGDANVPFYKELGNQGISAEDIPVVAFSVGEEELSGLDTKPLVGHLAAWNYFQSAESPENDKFIKAWKTFIKDDKRVTNDPMEATYIGFNLWVKAVEKAGTTDVDAVSKAIIGLSTPNLTGGTATMLKNHHLTKPVLIGEIQEDGQFETVWSTEGEVAGDAWSDFLPSSKDVISDWTAPINCGNYNTITKKCSGQNF
- a CDS encoding type II toxin-antitoxin system CcdA family antitoxin is translated as MTRKMTITLEEELLTSLDNEALKSGKKKTQIIREALNLYLNISSKGEKIKAWEEENKKAIDSYNKMVEEDGLILKSSRMF